The Thermodesulfobacteriota bacterium genome contains the following window.
GATCATCATTTACATTCATTTGGAGAGGGGGATGTTGAAGCAATCCTCGAGGACTACACCCAGGATTCCATAATTATTATCCCAAACGCTATAATTAGAGGACTTGATGAGATAAGAGATTTTTTCACGAACCTAACAATGGAAGTACTCCCGCCGGGGTGTGATTTTCATCTTCACGGAAAAGTGGTAGAAGAGAATGTCGGCTATCTGGTCTGGCAGGCGGAGTCTGACGGTTATAAGATTCCCTTTGCCTCTGACACTTTTGTATTTGATGATGAGGGCAGAATTGAAGTGCAGACAATTGCATTTGTTCTTCACGAAAAGGAGTAGGAACTCTAAGAACCTATGAGCACA
Protein-coding sequences here:
- a CDS encoding nuclear transport factor 2 family protein, with product DHHLHSFGEGDVEAILEDYTQDSIIIIPNAIIRGLDEIRDFFTNLTMEVLPPGCDFHLHGKVVEENVGYLVWQAESDGYKIPFASDTFVFDDEGRIEVQTIAFVLHEKE